A part of Miscanthus floridulus cultivar M001 chromosome 6, ASM1932011v1, whole genome shotgun sequence genomic DNA contains:
- the LOC136461097 gene encoding uncharacterized protein, producing MLKGVSVIPPAVAEFSANNPPLVELGWNFVDPIPLDVLPTVAETGDKLAKTSTTSKSPRSTVLPRVSSGFVDPSAVPSSSEPQDSQHTIGEVVAGASELPDEVADLAAPEVTMAVASGPSEGLASASLEFDATHWLSKLTAAWGSLASSATSFGKKLHTFSHDHTGFFFSSKTEKKLSSKVSSLKTDLNLLQAELETERKSHQKEEKALRARVVEVEKQRDTAAQELEKQKDAAIWEASKNSEAMKSLEAVKKEYKALRVEGKKLSEGIDEMKALVHTSHNKAEEMTDNLGLSLFLGFRLISKSS from the exons atgctgaaaggagtgagcgttattcctcctgctgtcgccgagttctctgccaacaacccgcccctagtg gagcttgggtggaactttgttgacccgatccctcttgatgttctccctaccgtggcagagactggggataaacttgctaaAACTTCTACAACTAGTAAGTCCCCACGCTCCACAGTgcttcctagagtttcttccggatttgttgat ccttccgccGTGCCATCGAGTTCTGAGCCTCAGGATTCGCAACATACTATTGGTGAAGTTGttgcgggggcttcggagctacccgATGAAGTTGCAGACTTGGCCGCCCCAGAGGTGACTATGGCAgtcgcgtcgggtccttctgagggattggcttcggcttccctggag ttcgatgccacccattggCTATCgaagctgaccgcagcctgggggagcttggcgtcctctgCGACTTCTTTCGGGAAGAAGCTTCAT actttctctcatgaccataccggcttcttcttttcatctaaaaccgagaagaagttgtcctccaaggtaagttctctgaagactGACCTTAACCTCCTCcaggccgagttggagactgagcgtaagtcacatcaaaaagaggaaaaggctctTCGTGCCCgagtggtagaggtagagaaacagagagatactgctgcccaggagttggagaaacagaaagatgctgctatttgggaggcttcaaagaactcggaggccatgaagagcttggaagccgTGAAGAAAGAATATAAAG ctctccgagttgaaggaaaaaagctctcggagggcattgatgaaatgaaggctcttgttcatacaagtcataacaaggctgaggag ATGACggacaatcttgggctcagtttattcctcggattccgactcatttccaagagttcgtga